A region of the Nocardia nova SH22a genome:
ACCTCCAAATATCTGACCACCCTCGCGGCGGCCGCGCCGTTCATCGTGACCCCGCCGGGGCAGGTGTTCGTGCTGTCGATGTCGGCGCAGACGCTGGCCGAGGCGCTGGGCGTGGTCACCAAGACCCGGGTCGAGCTGGGCGCGCACAGTGCGAAGATGGCGCACACCGGGCACAAGGTGAAGATCACCAATGTGCCGCACGGTGTTTCGAAGATTCCCGTGAGCAAGATGGCGGTGCCGAAGACTTCACTGAAACCGGTCGCCCGCACGGTGCCGTCTCTCGGCGACGCCAAGCAGGGACTGTCGCTGGCGACCACCTCGTCCAGTGGTACCGGATCCAGTGGCAATGCCGTGCAATACATTTCGCAGGCACTGCAGATGGTCCAGTCGCTGTCCTCGGTGGGTGGTGTCGGCGCACAGGCGGCATCCGCGCTCACCGGCCACACCGCCAAGCCGATCGCCACATCCACCCCCGCGTCCGGTGCGCCCGCGCCCGCGTCCGGTGGCGGCGCTCCCGCCGGTGGTGGCGCTCCGGGGCCCGCGGCGCCGGAGATGTCGTCACCGCTGCAGGCCGCGCGGACACCGTCGATCATGACCGAGGCGGCCGTCACGGCGAGCGCCGAGACCGCGGTCACCTCCTCCGGAGCCGGTGGTCCGGGCATGATGCCGATGAGCCCGGCCGCGGGTGCGGCCGGAATGGCCCGTGCCGCATCCGATTCCAGCAGTGCGACCGATGCCGTGCGCGGCCAGCTCGTCAATGCCGCGCACGGCAACGACGTCGTGGGCGATATCGCCGGAGTCTCCCTTCCCGTCGTGGGCGCCGCGGACGCGGTCACCACCACACCGGACACCGAACCGCCGGACAAGGCACTCACTCTCTAGGAGTTCGCGATGGAATTCGATCCCGTGGTCGCGGCGCGTACCGCCACCGATCTCGACGCGCTCGCCGACCGTCTGGAGGCGGGCCTGAAGGCCGACACCCCGGCCCTGAAGGTCGACGCCCCCGGCCTCGACGAGGTGTCCCGGCGCGCGGCCGCCACCCTGACCGATGTCGGCGTGTCCTTCGACTCGTCCAGCGTCATGGGCGTGCAGGAGCTGCGCAAACTGGCCGCCACCCTGCGGGCGCAGGCGCGCGGTCTCACGCAGATGGACGCCGACAACGCCGCCGACCTCGGCGCCTCGGCCTGATCGGGCGCGACGAGATGGTCGAACCGCCGGGTGACGGATTCACCGGTGTGGTCTGGGAGGCCAGGCCGACCGAACGGCTGGCACGCGAACTGACCACCGGGCCGGGATCGGTGCCGATGGCCGAGGCCGCTGCCGCATGGGGCCGTCTGGCGGCGAATTTCGGTGCCGCCGTGGTGGATTACGACCGGATCGTCGCCGAGATCCGCGGCCATTGGCAGTCCGAGCACAGCGACGAGATCGTGGAACGCATTGCGCGGATGCGCGATTGGCTGCTCGACGCCGCGACCGCGGCCGGGCGCAACGCCACCCACGCGGGGGAGCAGGCCGCCGCCTACGAGGTGGCCCGGCTCGCGATGCCGCACACCGCCGAGATCGCGGCACTGGAACAGGCGATGAAAGCCGTTCAGGCGGTAGGTGCCTCGCTGGGCGCTCCGCTGGTCGGGGTCGCCGCCGATATCAGCGCCGACCAGGATGTGGCGAAATCCGGTGCGGCCCGGGTGATGCGGACCTACGAGGCCGCCACCGAACCGCTGGCCGTGCCGTGGCAGCAGATCGAGCCGCCGGTTCTCGCCACTGCCGACGCACTCGCGGGGGAGCAGGCGGCGGTCGCCGCCGAGTCGTCGTCGCTGCCGGTCATGCCCGGTATGCCCGCCATGCCGAACCTGGCCTCTTTCGCGGTGCCGCGCGCACTCACCGGCACCCGGATGCAGACGGTCGTGCGGGTGGCGCAGAGTTCGGAGCTCACCGCGGTTCCGGGCGGTGCGTCGCAGACCGGGGTGACCAGCGGGCAGGCGGTGCCCGCGGCGGCCGGACCGGCCGCCGCCGGTGCGCAGAACGAGGAGGAGCACACCGCTCGCGCCGGTGTGGCGGACGGTCCCGCTGTCGGTGCATTCGAGATCGAGGCCGGATTGGCGGCCGCCCCACCGGTTCTCGGCGGTGTCGAGGCCCTGCCGACCGGAACCGCGGGTCCCGCATAAGGAGCGCCATGGCGACTTTGACCAATGATGCCGTCCTCGCCGTCTCCGAACTGCTCGGCGTGCAGACGCTGCCGCTGGTGCTCGGGGTGGGGCCGCAACAGGATTCGATCGACGCCTTCACCGCCGCGCGAGCCGACGCGTTGCGCGGGCTGCGCGGCGGCGGACTCGTGGACAGCTACGACGATGTCGAGCCGGATCTCGGTGCGGCACTGTCGATTCTGGCCCAGCCCGAACGCGAGCTCGCGGCG
Encoded here:
- a CDS encoding PPE domain-containing protein translates to MVEPPGDGFTGVVWEARPTERLARELTTGPGSVPMAEAAAAWGRLAANFGAAVVDYDRIVAEIRGHWQSEHSDEIVERIARMRDWLLDAATAAGRNATHAGEQAAAYEVARLAMPHTAEIAALEQAMKAVQAVGASLGAPLVGVAADISADQDVAKSGAARVMRTYEAATEPLAVPWQQIEPPVLATADALAGEQAAVAAESSSLPVMPGMPAMPNLASFAVPRALTGTRMQTVVRVAQSSELTAVPGGASQTGVTSGQAVPAAAGPAAAGAQNEEEHTARAGVADGPAVGAFEIEAGLAAAPPVLGGVEALPTGTAGPA
- a CDS encoding PE family protein, whose amino-acid sequence is MEFDPVVAARTATDLDALADRLEAGLKADTPALKVDAPGLDEVSRRAAATLTDVGVSFDSSSVMGVQELRKLAATLRAQARGLTQMDADNAADLGASA